The Stutzerimonas stutzeri DNA window TCTGGGCGTAGCGACGAAATCATCACCAAAGCCCTCTGCCAGCGCAGTGAGTACCTGGGAAGCAGAATAATGAAAGAGTGGTGCAAGGTCAGGCGCAGGGATGTACAAGGCGCTTGAGCGGTCGTAATGCAGGTTGCTGGGCGCCAACTGACGGTAGAGAGCAAAGTCACGCGAGGCTGCCGACTCGCTCACCCCAAAGCGACGCGCCAGATCCGGGCGATTGGCAGAACCGAGAAACATCAGACGAAACTCGATGAATGCCAGGCGTTCCTGCTGGGGTTGCGATATGTCGGCGAGTACGGCGTGTTGCATCAATCGTCCTTGCGGCCTGATCCTTGATGGCCTGATGCTAGTTCAAACCGCCCCACTCGTCAATTTGACAAGTGGATTGGCAAAGAGAATTGCTCTCCCCCGTATGGCCCATTCGTCGGTCTGAGTTAATGGCTGCAAAGGTCAAGTAGCATTGCCATTCACTTATCCGCGACGAGCACGGTTCAGAGCCCCCTTACGCAGGCAACGCGCCCCTGCAGGCTTCAAGCGCAGGTGCTGATCGTCCTTGACCAGGTACTTCATCGCGAAGTGCGTATGGGGCCGTCTCGACTGATCCTCCCTCTGGATCAGGCCGATGCCGCACTCGTCACCATACCCTTCCTTGTCATGGTTGCAGCTGTGGGCATAGCCCTGACCACGCGTGACCCCCTCCCATAGCTCACTGATCTCAATCGCCTTCCAGACATCCCGGCATACCTGGTTGCCATTGAAGTAGTAGGCTGCATGGATGTGGTAGCCGCTGCCATCATTGCGATCGCCCTGCTCCACTGAGTACGTGTAGCCGATGAGGTTGCGGATTCCACACCATCCGGCCACCCAGTCCACGCTCATCTGGCCAGGCATTCCACGGCCATCTGGCCACCTGTTCCACGGCCATCCGGCCGGGCAGTCGGAGCGCAGCGACGCAGGGGTTGCATTGTTAGTCTGAGGTGCCCGGTGTCGTCAATTTCTTCGTCTGTTTGCGCATCGATTCGCCCTTGAGGTTGATCCGATAAGCGTTGTGCACCAGGCGGTCGAGGATGGCATCGGCCAGGGTCGGATCGCCGATCAGTTCGTGCCAGTTGTCCACGGGCATTTGGCTGGTCACGAGGGTCGAGCGCTGGCCGTAGCGGTCGTCCAGTAGCTCCAGCATGTCACGGCGCTGTTCAACGGTGAACGGGGCCAGACCCCAGTCATCAAGGATCAGCAGGTCGGTCTTGGCATAGCCGCTCATCAGCTTGGCGAAGCGCCCGTCGCCGTGGGCTAGGCCCAACTCTTCCAGCAGGCGTGGCAAGCGCAGGTAACGCACGCTGTAACCCTCTCGGCAGGCCTGGTGGGCCAGGGCGCAGGCCAGCCAGGTTTTACCCACGCCGGTGGGGCCGCCGATGATCAGGTTGAGGCCGTCGCGTAGCCACTGGCCGCCGCTCAGTTGCAGGATCAGCGCCTTATCCAGCCCGCGCGGGCTGCGGTAGTCGATGTCTTCGAGGCAGGCGTTGTGCTTGAGCCGGGCCTGGCGCAGGCGGCTGCTGAGGCGCTTGTCGTCGCGTTCGGTCAGTTCGCGGTCGACCAACAGGCCGAGGCGTTCCTCGAAGCTCAGGCTGTTGATGTCGGGGGTTTTCAGTTGCTCGGCGAGTGCCTTGAGCATGCCGGTCAGGCGCAGGGTCTGGAGCTTGTCCAGGGTCGGATGGGGCAGCATGGTGGGATTCCTTGGGGTCAGTGGTAGTAGGCGGGGCCGCGCAGGTTGGCGTGGTCGTCCGGCAGCAGGGGCAGGTTGGCTTGAGCCAACGGCAGGTTTTCCAGCCCCTGGCGCAGGATCGATTCGAGGCTCTTGTAGCTGCACGCGCCGAGGCTGAGGGCGCGACGGCAGGCCAACTCCAAGCGCACTTCGCCATGGGTCTTGCCCAGGCGCAGGATGCCCAGGCAGGCCCGGTAGCCCTGCTGCGGATGGATGCGCCGTTCGAGGATGTGCCGGATCACGCCGGCCGTGTTCGGCCCGGTCTGCTCGGCCCAGCGGATCAGCCGCTGCGGCGTCCACTCGGCATGCTCGCGATGGCTCTTGGGCATGTGCTCGGCCTGCGTGCTGTGCCTGCCCTTGTGCATTGAGCGAAGGTGACTGGCCACCCGCTGATTGGCGTGGAAGCACTCCACCGTGCGCGCTGTCAGGCGTACTTCCAGTTGTTTCTTCACCAGTTGGTACGGCACCGAGTAGTAGTGCCCATCGACCTCGACGTGGTAGTCGATGTGCACCCGCGCCTTCTTCCACTCGGCGTAGACGTAGGGTTGCTCCGGCAGGGGGCGCAGCGCCGGACGATCCAGAGCTTCGAAGGCCGACTGCCGGGAGCCCGGCAGCTTGCGAAACGGTCGTCGGTTGAGCCGCTCCAGCAATAAGGCGATGGCGCTGTTGAGTTCATCCAGGGAGAAGAACTGCCGATTCCTCAGCGCGGCGAGGATCCAGCGCTCGACCACCTGCACGCCGACCTCGGCCTTGGCCTTGTCGCGCGGTTTACGCGCCCGCGCCGGCACCACCGCCACGCCATAGTGCTCGGCCAGATCGCGGTAGCTCGGGTTGATGTCCGGCTCGTAGCGATGGCTCTTACTCACCGCGCTGCGCAGGTTGTCCGGCACCACGATCTCCGGCACGCCGCCGAGGAAGGCAAAGCAGCGGGTATGCGAGCCCAGCCAGTCCGGCAGCTGCTGCGACCAGGTGGCTTCGGCGAAGGTGTAGCTGGACGCACCGAGCACCGCGACGAACACCTGCGCCTGGCGGATCTCGCCGCTGTGGCGGTCGATCACCGGCACCGTCTGCCCGGCGTAGTCGACGAACAACTTCTCGCCGACGCGGTGCTCCTGGCGCATCACCACGTCCAGCTTGCCCTGCCAGGCCCGGTAGTGCTCGCAGAACCAGCTGTACTGAAAGCCTTTCGGCTGGCTCAGGCGATACTCCTGCCAGAGCAGCGCCAAGGTCACGCCCGGCCGGCGTAGCTCGGCATGCACCCAAGACCAATCAGGCAGTGGCCGCTGCTCGCTGGGCACTGCCGGCGCCGGTGGGAACAGCTGCTGTTCCAGCTCGGAATCGGACAACGAACAGGGCCAACTGAGGCCGCTGGCGGCAAAGCGGTTGAGGTAATCGCCGACGGTGACACGACCGATCTGCACGCTGACCGCAATCTGGCGAGCCGATAGCCCGACCTCGAACTTGAGACGAAGTACTTCGCGAATCTTACGCATGGATAAACGCTCCACGACGACCTCTCTGCTTCGAAAAAGAGGTCGATGGTAGTGAAGAAATCCTGCGTAGCTGCCTACCCGGTTGGGTGGCCGGATGGCCGTGGAATCAGTGGTCGGATACGCGTGGAATGGGTGGCCGGATCACCGTGGAATCGGTGGTCAGATGCTCATGGAATGGGTGGCCAGATGACCGTGGAATCCGCAATGAGGTGCTCGAATATCGGTTGACGGCTGTGTTTATCGATCAAATCATCCAGGTGCTCGAATACCTGCTCGACTCGCAGCCTGGCCTGAGCCTCAGGGCGGTAATACAAGTCCAGTCTGATGACCGTAGTGCGGGAGTAAAGGCTCATCACTGCATCCGTGTACGCGATGATCTCCGTCGCTTGCTTGCGTGCCTCATAGGCTCGATCTCCAGCTTTGCGCTGATACCGACGCTGACGGGTCAACTCACGGATCCGTTCGGTCAGGACGTTCATGCTCTGTTGATGACTGAGCCAGTACGTACCCGTCTCGCTCATGCAGACAGGGCCATTGGGTGAACGCTGGAGGCCGATGTATTCCCATGCCTCCCTGAACGCTAACAGGTGCTCGCTGTAGTCGTATGGCACCCGATCATCGAACAGGTTGTACATCTGCTGCACGTTGGTGAAGTACCGGGAGAGTCTGGTCTGCTCGACCTGCTCATAGCCTGACCGTTTGTGCGTGATCCGATATGCGGGTGTATCGCTGCGCTCGATAGCCTGGACGAGTGATTCGATCTGCAGGGCTATGTCGGACTGTGAGAGGTGGGTGTTGTGCTTGCGGTTGTTCATGGCTGAGTACCTGGTTGGTTATGTCGCATACCAGGTACGTGGTCTGTTTCTTTTTACTGGTCGTCTTACCCTCTTGTAGTAGTCAGTGGTGATGGGGAGTGATGGTTACTATTGATTAGGTAGAGTAGATAGTTAATAGCTATATCAATAGATGCATCCCTGCCCATAACCGACCGTCCCGATCAGGCCGGGCAATGGGGAGCAACATTGCCAAGCCTGTCGAGAGAAATTCCGCATTGAGCTTTGGGAGAGTTAACTGAGTGGCGCTCCGGCTTAGCAGAGCCTCAAGATGGCCTAAACGGTGACGAGGCCGACGTGGAAAAATCAGATTAGGGCTAACGGTGACCCAACGGTGACCAAAACGCAGAACTCTGGGCGGGGGGAGAAAACCATCAGGCATAAAAAAATCCAGTCACCGCTAAGTGACTGGATTTTCTAGGGTTTTTTGGTCGGGACGGAGTGATTCGAACACTCGACCCCTTGCACCCCATGCAAGTGCGCTACCAGGCTGCGCTACGCCCCGACGAATGCTGTCAGCACTGCTGAAAGCGGATCGAACTATACATTAAGCATCTGAAAATGTGAAAGTTTTTTAGAGCCAAGGAAGCTATTTCCTCAGAACCTGCAGCACTTCCTCAAGCTCCGAAATCATCTGCCGAATCAGCTGCTTGTATTGGGTGGTGTCGTCGCGCGCTTCATCACCGGACATGCGCTGCCTGGCGCCTCCGATGGTGAAACCCTGATCGTAGAGAAGCGCGCGAATCTGACGGATCATCAACACATCTTGCCGCTGATAGTAGCGCCTGTTACCACGACGCTTCACCGGGTTCAGCTGAGGAAACTCCTGCTCCCAGTAACGCAGCACATGGGGTTTCACCGCGCAGAGTTCGCTGACCTCACCAATGGTGAAATAGCGCTTGCCCGGAATGGCAGGAAGCTCGTCGTTATGGCTTGGTTCCAGCATAGGCCTCGACTCTCGCTTTGAGTTTCTGCCCAGGACGGAACGTCACCACACGACGCGCCGTGATAGGAATTTCCTCACCCGTCTTCGGATTACGACCTGGGCGCTGACGTTTATCGCGCAAGTCGAAGTTGCCGAAGCCGGACAACTTGACCTGTTCGTTGTGCTCGAGCGCCTGTCGGATTTCCTCGAAAAACAGCTCGACCAGTTCCTTGGCCTCGCGCTTATTCAAGCCCAGCTCTTCATAAAGACGTTCCGCCATTTCAGCTTTCGTCAGAGCCCCCATACGCTATTTCCTTAACGTGGCATTGAACCTTTCTTCCAGGGAGGTGAGGATTTTCTGCATTACGTCGTTCACCTCATCGTCGTTTAGAGTGCGCGATGGGTGCTGCCAGGTCAAGCCGACTGCCACACTTTTGCTAAGAGGATCAATACCTTTCCCCTGATAGACATCAAATAGCTTGAGGTCCGTCAGATTCTCGCCCGCGCCACCGCGAATGCAGTCAAGGATTGCCTGCGCGGCGACGTCACGATTGACGAGGACCGCAAGGTCACGCCGCACCTCAGGAAAGCGCGACAGCTCGGAGAACTGCGGCATGCGGCCGTCTGCGATCTCGGAAAGCTTCAGCTCGAACAGGTATACCGACTGATCGATCCCCAGCGTACCTGCCAGTTCGGGATGCAGACTTCCAACAAAGCCGACCAGCCGGCCATCGCGCTCGATCCGAGCAGT harbors:
- the istB gene encoding IS21-like element helper ATPase IstB, with the translated sequence MLPHPTLDKLQTLRLTGMLKALAEQLKTPDINSLSFEERLGLLVDRELTERDDKRLSSRLRQARLKHNACLEDIDYRSPRGLDKALILQLSGGQWLRDGLNLIIGGPTGVGKTWLACALAHQACREGYSVRYLRLPRLLEELGLAHGDGRFAKLMSGYAKTDLLILDDWGLAPFTVEQRRDMLELLDDRYGQRSTLVTSQMPVDNWHELIGDPTLADAILDRLVHNAYRINLKGESMRKQTKKLTTPGTSD
- the istA gene encoding IS21 family transposase yields the protein MRKIREVLRLKFEVGLSARQIAVSVQIGRVTVGDYLNRFAASGLSWPCSLSDSELEQQLFPPAPAVPSEQRPLPDWSWVHAELRRPGVTLALLWQEYRLSQPKGFQYSWFCEHYRAWQGKLDVVMRQEHRVGEKLFVDYAGQTVPVIDRHSGEIRQAQVFVAVLGASSYTFAEATWSQQLPDWLGSHTRCFAFLGGVPEIVVPDNLRSAVSKSHRYEPDINPSYRDLAEHYGVAVVPARARKPRDKAKAEVGVQVVERWILAALRNRQFFSLDELNSAIALLLERLNRRPFRKLPGSRQSAFEALDRPALRPLPEQPYVYAEWKKARVHIDYHVEVDGHYYSVPYQLVKKQLEVRLTARTVECFHANQRVASHLRSMHKGRHSTQAEHMPKSHREHAEWTPQRLIRWAEQTGPNTAGVIRHILERRIHPQQGYRACLGILRLGKTHGEVRLELACRRALSLGACSYKSLESILRQGLENLPLAQANLPLLPDDHANLRGPAYYH
- a CDS encoding MerR family transcriptional regulator produces the protein MLEPSHNDELPAIPGKRYFTIGEVSELCAVKPHVLRYWEQEFPQLNPVKRRGNRRYYQRQDVLMIRQIRALLYDQGFTIGGARQRMSGDEARDDTTQYKQLIRQMISELEEVLQVLRK
- the ihfA gene encoding integration host factor subunit alpha codes for the protein MGALTKAEMAERLYEELGLNKREAKELVELFFEEIRQALEHNEQVKLSGFGNFDLRDKRQRPGRNPKTGEEIPITARRVVTFRPGQKLKARVEAYAGTKP